The Quercus lobata isolate SW786 chromosome 4, ValleyOak3.0 Primary Assembly, whole genome shotgun sequence genome segment GATTGGGAGTTCTCCGATGATTTCCCAGATGAAGATGTGTTTTACATTGAAGAAATGCCaccatggatgatgttttttgatggGGCTGCACGTCGAGAAGGAGCGAGGGCAGGTgtagtgtttgtttctccacaaAGGCAAATACTTATGTACTCGTTCTCATTAAGCGAATTTTGCTCTAACAACGTAGCTGAATATCAAGCATTGATTATTGGTCTACAAATGGCCATTGAGATGGGCATAGCGCAGCTCGAGATCTTTAGGGAttccaaattaattattaaccaaatcttggagcaATATGACGTCAAGAAAGAAGACCTCATCCCCTATTGCAACTATGCGAAAAAGTTGCTATCAAATTTTGAGACCGCCACATTGGAGCATATACCAAGGAAGGAGAATAGACAGGCTGATGCTTTAGCTAATTTGGCTACTGCCTTAGCATTATCCCAAGAAGAAACAACCAAAGTCGCTATTTCCCAAAGGTGGGTAATACCTcttgtggttgaagaagaagaggaagagcaaGCCAACATCATTTCTGTATGCCTTGTCGAAAAAGAAGATTGGCGACAAGTGATCATTGAATACCTTCAACATGGAAGACTCCCGGATGATAAATGCCACAAGACCGAGATTCGGCGGAGGGCTGCTCGATTCATTTACTATAAAGACACTCTCTTCTGCCGTTCATTTAATGGATTGTTTCTCCGTTGCTTAGGAGAGGAGGAGGCTAAACAAGCCTTAGAGGAGGCTCATTCTGGAATATGCGGCGCACATCAGTCAGGTCCTAAGTTACATTATAGGATCAAACGAATGGGTTACTATTGGCCTACAATGGTGCAAGATTCTATGGAATGCGCTAAGAAGTGCGAAACTTGTCAATATCACGCAAACTTCATCCATCAACTGCCAGAACCTCTACACCCAACTGTAGCTTCTTggccttttgatgcatggggTCTTGATGCAATAGGGCCATTACCAAAGTCATCCGGTGGCCACTTGTACATCTTGGCCGCAACTGACTACTTCTTAAAATGGGCGGAAGCTGTACCCCTTAgggaagtgaagaaagaaacgGTGGTCAATTTCATTCGAACTCACTTGATCTATCGGTATGGTGTCCCTCGATATATCATAACTGATAATGGCAAACCATTCTACAATAGGCTGATGACAAAGCTATGCgagaagtttgaatttaaacaatacaacTCCTCCATGTATAATGCCCCAGCAAACGGACTAGCTGAAGCGTTTAACAAAACACTTGGCAGCttgttgaaaaaagtggtaTCCAAGACAAAGCGAGACTGGCATGAAAGAATCGGAGAAGCATTATGGGCATATCGAACAACATTTTGAACGCCTACTCAAGCAACGCCATATTCTCTTGTCTACGGAGTTAAAGCCGTCCTTCCTTTAGAACGCCAAATCCCATCATTACGGATTGCCATTCAAGAAGGATTGACTGGAGAAGAAAATGCCAAGCTCAGGTTGCAAGAATTAGAGGCACTTGATGAAAAAAGGCTCGAGGCCCAACAACGCCTTGAATGCTATCAAGCTCGTCTTTCAAGTGCATTCAATAAAATAGTCAAGCCACGATCATTCCAAGTTGGTGACTTAGTCCTCGCCATTCGAAGACCTATCATCATAACTCATCGTACAGGCAATAAGTTCACTTCAAAATGGGATGGACCTTATGTTGTGCAAGAAGTCTACATCAATGGAGCTTACAAGTTGATTGATAATGATGGTGTAAGGATCagccccatcaatgggaagttcctcaaatgcttctatgcttgaaaatcGAGGATTGCTCCTCGGTAAGAGCTTAGACTACCCACCGTAGCGCTGCAAGAGTACATGATGTCTTCCCATTACCCTTCGAAGCGTaccaataaagagaaattaatctCACTCCATGTCAACAATTGCGAGTGTGGCATAGCGGTTGGACGCCCGTGTCACCCTTGAGGCCATCTCGGGTTCGATCagtggtgatacccactattacacactgcgccccccttttttgcaaaaaacacataagaaaaacaaacaaaaaaaataaattaaaaaaaaaaacaaaaaaaaaaaatcatttgaactacgtgatgacttgatccctcttaagggtacgtaggcaacttagtatcCTTTGGTAAGTTCagtctcgaaaaaaaaaaatcatttgaactacgtgatgacttgatccctctcaagggtacgtaggcaacttagtatcCTTTGCTGAGTTCAGTcacgcactaaaaaaaaatgaatgaaggaACAGAAAATAAAGTCTTCTTTATTGATTGATGAAAGGAAAATAGTACAAGAGGAAAGCATGTTGACATATATGAAGGGAATTAAAACGAAAGAAATTATGACATCCATTTCAAATCTTTCAAGCTAGAACGATTATCTTCCAGAAGGACTCGTATCTTCTCTAAAGCCTCTATATCCTGGTCTTCAAGAACGGGGGCAGACTTGACTTCTTCAAGTTGTTCTTCTAAGTCTTGCACAATATTGTCTTGTTCAACTTGATGAGTCTCAATTTGAGAAAGCGATTGCTCTAGTTGGACGAGCTCGGTTTTCAGGTCGACCATCCTCAATTTAACAGCATCAAGTTTGGTCTTCAAAGATGCTTTCTTCTGCGATGCTTCAGAAAGGAGGAATTCAACTTCAGTCTGGCGTTGAGATAAGATAGTAGGACTTGGTCGTTTGTTCAGAGATTCCTTCATCTTCAAATAGTCTGCGATACCCTCACAATATTTGTCAACATTCTCACGCAAGTGTTGAGGGTCCACTCCAAAACTTTCAACCCCACTATAAATTTCATGTACTTCAGCTTGTGGGAGGATGGTGTCTACAGAAAGATTCGAAAGTCTATTTAGAAGAACATCTCCTAGCATAGAAGCCCCTTTCCTACGCACGGAAGAAATATGCGCCTTGGCTTGAAACACAGAGACTTCCGGAGGTTTAGTCGGTTGCAGGGATGGGAGAGGTGCCCTTTCTGTCTCAATCGAAAATTTGGACGACGTACCAACATCAGCAAACTTACACCTCCTGAGATCTGAACTCTTCGCAGATAGCTTTGAAATAGAAGACTCATTGTTTGCAAAAAGATGCGCATGATTAATAGAATTCTCTGGATCAACACCCTCCATTGGACTCTTCGAATGTCTCCAATTGGAGCCTAGATCATTACACACCTCCTCTTCAGAAATTTTAATGGCATCCCTAACTGGTACAACAAATGGACTTTTGGTGCCTTGACTGCAAGTGACTTCGTTATGTTGAGATGAGTCCTTTGAATGATTACCATCTTCAAGACGACGTCGTGCAAACTTTGACAAAGGCTGTGGAATGTATGGGTCTTGTAGTTCCCTCTTTCCCCTCTGAGGTTTGTTAGATGTTACTAACTTAACAGGGAAGGAGGCAATGTCAGCAAGAAGATCTGTTCCTTTGGTAAAATCATTTCCTCAAACCCTTTCCCACCATTGTTTGTAGCTATGTCTGACTCGACTTCCAAAGTCAGTGGCAAAAGCTGAAATGAGTACCTTAGAATATGTGTTGCATCGAGTGAAGGATTGGTAGAATTGGCATAGGTCTTTTAAAGAACCTGTATGAATTTCTTCCTTCAAATCACCTGGAATGTCTTGATGAAATCCAAAACGCCGACTGAATCTGTGAGGACTATATGGCTCTACAATGTGTTGATCTTCACATCGAAGTGACAAGTACCCCGAGCGAAGGCTCATAAAGTAGTCAAACTTCTGAATGGATAAATGATCATTATCAATAAAAGTCTGGTCGTAGTTTTTCTTGAAAGCAGTTCGGTGCCAAAGAAAGTTGGTGGCGTTTCGTATGTGCTTGCGTGCAGAGAATTCATTGAACGGAGAGGCATAGCCCACACCAGAATATTTAGTCATCAAAGCATCAGATGGTTTATCATGGGTAAGGCGATTGCTTCGGAAGAAATGACCTACCCAGGCATAAACGTAGTGGATGGCAAAACTAGCTCCAGACTTGATCGGGGTAGGAGAGGAAGAAATAGTGTTAAGTCCACGATAAATGCTAGCCAATACTGGGGAAGCAAGGCCGAATGAACGACCATTAGCTATGGAACTAGCAATCTTGAAAGTGCCTGGACGAATACTGTTCTGATCCTTGATAGGAAAGACAAATATGCACAGCCAACAGGAAAGAAGCGCCGATAAGTAGGTCTCCTTCTTTAAATCACCTTCAACTTGAAGATCCGCAAAGACCCCGTGTTCTTTGTCAAGCCATGGCCCATGCTCCTTTATCTCACCTAAGGGATTCTGACTACACTTAGGAATGGTTGTCCGTCTCGCTGGTTTTCTTGGAGCTGGGTACTTGCTATTTCCTCTATACCAAAAAGTAATCCAGTCACGAACACTTACTTTCCCTTGTCTCTTCAACCGGTTTTGAAGATGATGATACGCTAGGAATAGGTAGCGACAGCTGTACGACAGATAAGGTCATCCTTGGTCATTGATTCCATCTAGCTCTTGTGCATTGGGTACTACTTCATCATAAAATGCACCGGTGCAAGGAAGTCCACCGAGAACGAAGAGATCCCATGGGGTGATGGAAATTTCCCCAACTGAGGTATGAAGGGTATTGGTTGATGAACTCCAACACTCACAAAATGCTTTCATAAGATTCTCATCATAATCATATGTGAACAAAGAAGCAAAGACAGCACTGTAGAGGTGGGTTACATCAAGGAGGTGTTTACACCGACTGAGCACATCTTCTAGCCAATCCCAATAAAGGGAGAAGTAGAAAAACCCTCCATTCATGCTAAAGGAAAAATCCCAATCCGCACATTTTGCAATTATCTCTCGCCCTAAAGTGTTATACGGCTTTGATCTAGCAACATTTTTGTGGTGTGAAGCAAGAAGGATAGTTGTTTCCAAGTTAGAGCCGCCATCAAAAGGAACGATCTGTGACCATTTCGGGAAATTGAGAGGATAAGAGTTACGACCCCATTTTTCTGAAAATCTTCCAATTATGGGTGGACGAACAATCAAAGTCGTAGCCTTCGCATCCTTGCCATCttttttcctataaataaacaaagctgATTCTTCGCCAATCTTCGAATCTTTAAAAAAGAGCATCATGATAGCTgtgtacaaatatatatatattattattattattattattattattatcaaataatagaaaatgaataaataaataaataaataaaaaagagggtGTGCATGGTTTCTCCATACAGAGTATTATGTATTCTGTTTTTAGAGGTTATGTCTGCATAAGTTAGTGCATGCCTGAGTGGCTTTATATAGGGATCCACAGAAGCTTCTTGCTTTACGGTGTCACCAACTCCTTAAGAACAACAGAGACACTCAGTGGTTACTCTGCAACCACTCCCTGCCTGGATTGTCAAGCGTTGTCAGAACGGCCACCGCCAATGTAGACCAAGGTGGCAACAAATCCAACAATGGCTGCGGACTCCATTCTGGATTTCTATAGTTTCTGACAAAATTTCACAAAGAAATCAACCCACATAAATTTTCTAAGGACTTTGGTgtacaaaacccagaaaaaaactTTAGCAACGGAGCCAACCGCCACCAACTCCTTGAGAACAGCAGAGACACTCAGTGGTTACTCTGGAACCACTCCCTGCCTGGATTGTCAAGCGTTGTCAGAACGGCAAGCGCCAATGTAGACCAAGGTGGCAACAAATCCAATAATGGCTGCGGACTCCATTCTGGATTTCTAAAGTTTCTAACAAGATTTCAGAAAGAAATCAACCCACAGAAATCTTCTAAAGACTTTGGTgtacaaaacccagaaaaatcttCAGCAACGGAGCCGCCACGCACCGCCACGAGCGGCCACAAACTCCTAAACGTTCCGCGAAGTTCCTCGTTCAAATCTGCACAAATCtaagaaaattttcacaaaatgggtgccACCACTAGATCCATCGGCCCACGATCTAcagaacccaaaaatttcaagcccaGAAACGGCCGCATCCGCCTCCATGCGCCGCCACAATCTCTCAATGAACCGCGACCTAAGCCTTCAAATTTGTGCAAACCTGCTCAGAAATTTACAAAACTTACCATACAGGGTCTTGAACGGCCTTGTattaacaaaacccaaaaatttaaggCCCAAAAGCCCAAGCACGCGCCGCCACGTGCCGCCAAAAGATTCGGCGGCGCGGCCTTCAGTCCCACGCGCCGATTAGGACCGCCAGAGTTCGCACGTGCCACACGAGTCCTATGACGTCATGGATGACATCATCCACACGTGCCACACGTTCCAGCACTGTGACGTCATGGATGACGTCATCCATTGTTGACCCGTTTGTCCAGGTTCAACCTGAACCGACCTGGAATTTTGACCCGGTCCGAAccacctaaaaaataaaaaaaaaaagagagaaaatgcttGGACCAAGCAGACTTTTGACCTTGACCAGAAAATCAGAATTTTCAAAACGGACTTGTCCcactcaatttttcgagtacattccgattttgggacccgtttcttcattcgaagttcagaaattgtgcaaacgtccaatttccaaaaaaagttgacttttgtgcaaatgttgaccaaaaagtcaaaattttcaaaacggacctgtcccactcaatttttcgagtacattccgattttgggacTCGTTTCTTCATTCGAAACTCAGAAATTGTGCaaacgtccaatttccaaaaaagttgacttttgtgcaaatgttgaccaaatgtcaaaatttttgagatggacctatcttgctcaatttttcgagtacattccgattttggagTCCGTTCCATCATTTGAGActtgaaaattgcaaaaatgacTCAATTCCAAGTGTTCAAAACTTAGGTcctcaagaacaaaatttgagattcattCATTTAATTGGGATCCCCGCAGGGTTATTCTCCAGATTTCATCAAGGCTTGACTTTCAAAGTACAAATAAACTCTCACAAGTGTGTCTTAAAATTACACTAGGTCATTAGTTCAATCTGCTATTCCCGTTTGGTGCCTACCAGTCTCCAACTTACCATTTCCGTTCGGTGCCTACTATTCCCACCTATCGTTCCCACCTACTATTTCCACCTACCGTTCCCACCTACCATTCCCACCTGccattctcaccaaaaattctcaactaccATTCTTAACTACTTACCTaccattcttcatctctctactaTAAATAGGAAGGCTGGGTTCATCAAAAACtcatccgaaaaaaaaaaaaaaaaaaaaaaaaaaaaaaaaaaaaaaaaaaaaaaaaaaaaaaaaaaaaaagagaaaaaaaaaaacactgaatcatgaaatgaagaattgcttctttcagattttcAAGTCCTCCTTTTGACAGCCATTTCTCACTATGACCAcatcattctcaacacctagcaaccgattttgcttcataatcgATTTGAGATCAAACCCTCCCATGGTTCGATCGAAACCCTATTTACAACATCATTGCAGTTTTAAGATCCAAACAAACTTTGTTTCTCCACTTAACAACCAcctttgtccataaaattactcGTAACAAGGTCTGCATTGCGGTTCCATGTTTCCTTGGACTTGGTTGGCCAGGAAATTCAAGTCCGGCAGACACACCTGTTCCTAACCTCAGGGCTCCTGTAGTCTCTTTCCAATTGCTTGGTCTTCCAGCAGAAGCACTAGTTCGGAACAAACAACAACTTGGCTGGTTTCTAAGACCAGAATCACAAGTTGGttccatctttcatttttctgtgtttttccaacaagtggcagtagatgaagatggtaaaaagtgttggggtatcctacaaattgttttccatccaacacttaaaacaacctTCAAGGCGCCAGCTCATCAGAATTCAGCCTTTGGTGCCGGTAAATGGTCACCAAAGCCTTATTCCATGTTCCCACTACTATGGGACCCAAAGGTCATCGTTGCTGGTACCTCAAAACTCACTTTCTGgaattactccaacttaaaatcagcttgaagGATTTCAGAAGAtactcttctgaaattacttcaacttaacgtCCGTCAGCATGGTCCCATTACACAGGCGCATTCAATTACTTGCTACCAGACCCCATGCAACACACAGTCAGTCCCATATTCAAAGTTGTACTTCCCATAAACATCTACACCAGAAGGGTCCCAGCATACAGGG includes the following:
- the LOC115985565 gene encoding uncharacterized protein LOC115985565 — its product is MKKDVHFEWDEACSNAFALIKRYLLNPPVLGAPIPGKPLVLYIAAQEKSLGALMAQENKEGKERALYYVSRTLNGAELNYSPIEKMCLALFFAIDKLEHYMQAYTVRLIVKADPIKYVLSRPVVSGRIARWAVLLQQYDLAYIPQKAIKGQVLANFLADHPVPSDWEFSDDFPDEDVFYIEEMPPWMMFFDGAARREGARAGVVFVSPQRQILMYSFSLSEFCSNNVAEYQALIIGLQMAIEMGIAQLEIFRDSKLIINQILEQYDVKKEDLIPYCNYAKKLLSNFETATLEHIPRKENRQADALANLATALALSQEETTKVAISQRWVIPLVVEEEEEEQANIISVCLVEKEDWRQVIIEYLQHGRLPDDKCHKTEIRRRAARFIYYKDTLFCRSFNGLFLRCLGEEEAKQALEEAHSGICGAHQSGPKLHYRIKRMGYYWPTMVQDSMECAKKCETCQYHANFIHQLPEPLHPTVASWPFDAWGLDAIGPLPKSSGGHLYILAATDYFLKWAEAVPLREVKKETVVNFIRTHLIYRYGVPRYIITDNGKPFYNRLMTKLCEKFEFKQYNSSMYNAPANGLAEAFNKTLGSLLKKVVSKTKRDWHERIGEALWAYRTTF